A region from the Gemmatimonadota bacterium genome encodes:
- a CDS encoding YceH family protein, protein MIEPPLSPTELRILGSLAEKAAVTPDAYPLSIAALLAACNQATSRDPVVSYTEDDVMPALVALRRRGWLRAIQPAGSRVTKYRHLLDEALDLDPRQIALLGVLMLRGEQTVAELFSRTTRLAEFADHAAVEDALASLCTRSPEPLAILVPRRPGQKEPRFMHLLGGPPELGVTSDSTIAPGPSTLPPNRLDALEQEVAVMRRELAELRTAFDAFRQQFG, encoded by the coding sequence ATGATCGAGCCGCCGCTCTCACCCACCGAACTGCGCATCCTCGGATCGCTCGCGGAAAAAGCGGCGGTCACGCCGGACGCCTACCCGCTGTCGATCGCCGCACTCCTCGCAGCCTGCAATCAGGCCACCAGCCGCGACCCCGTCGTCAGCTATACAGAGGATGACGTGATGCCGGCGCTCGTTGCCCTGCGACGACGCGGGTGGCTGCGCGCCATCCAGCCGGCCGGGTCGCGCGTCACGAAGTACCGCCACCTGCTCGACGAGGCGCTCGACCTCGACCCGCGGCAGATCGCCTTGCTGGGGGTCTTGATGCTCCGTGGGGAGCAAACCGTGGCGGAGCTCTTCTCGCGCACGACGCGGTTGGCCGAATTCGCCGACCATGCCGCGGTCGAGGACGCCTTGGCATCGCTGTGCACGCGCTCCCCCGAACCCCTGGCCATCCTCGTCCCGCGCCGACCTGGCCAGAAGGAGCCGCGCTTCATGCACCTGCTCGGTGGCCCACCGGAGCTCGGCGTGACCAGCGACAGCACGATCGCGCCCGGTCCCTCCACCCTGCCCCCCAACCGGCTCGACGCACTGGAACAGGAGGTGGCCGTGATGCGCCGCGAACTGGCCGAGCTACGCACCGCGTTTGACGCATTCCGACAGCAGTTCGGCTAG
- a CDS encoding NupC/NupG family nucleoside CNT transporter, whose protein sequence is MLQLRSAVGLGILILVCWALSRHRAAIQWRLVAWGVTLQLLFGVIVLLTPIGTAVFGGINTLLLQVMKFSEAGGAFLFGDLIFNNVPVGSGTAGGNSPLTDVGPQVARTGAYFAFHVLPTIVFFSSLMAVLYYLKVMQRVVHGVAWVMQRTMRTSGAETVATAGTIFVGLMETPLLVRPYLERMTRSEVFALMTAALATVSGGVMVAYVGMLSPWFPDIGGHLVSASVMSAPAALVVAKLLLPETERAETATSLATDAELSHDVNLVDAAGRGASEGAMLALKVGAMLVAFLGLLAMANAGIGWLGSIAGVPDLTLQRILGYLLAPVAWMIGIPWHEAQAAGQLIGVKTILNEFVAFRQLADHLATPGAMGERSAMLTSYALAGFANFGSIAMQIAGMGELVPAKRTMLAELAMRALIGGTIAALMTAAVAGILVP, encoded by the coding sequence ATGCTTCAACTGCGTTCCGCCGTCGGCCTCGGCATCCTCATCCTCGTGTGTTGGGCCCTGAGCCGACATCGCGCCGCCATCCAGTGGCGGCTCGTGGCGTGGGGGGTGACCCTGCAGTTGCTCTTTGGGGTCATCGTCCTGCTCACACCGATCGGGACGGCGGTCTTTGGCGGGATCAACACCCTGCTCCTGCAGGTCATGAAGTTCTCGGAGGCCGGCGGCGCCTTCCTCTTCGGCGACCTCATCTTCAACAACGTCCCCGTCGGGAGCGGAACGGCTGGGGGAAACAGCCCACTCACTGACGTCGGGCCGCAGGTCGCGCGCACTGGCGCCTACTTCGCCTTTCACGTCCTGCCGACGATTGTCTTCTTCTCGTCGCTCATGGCCGTGCTGTACTACCTCAAGGTGATGCAGCGCGTGGTGCATGGCGTCGCATGGGTGATGCAACGCACCATGCGCACGTCCGGGGCCGAGACGGTGGCGACCGCGGGGACGATCTTCGTCGGGCTCATGGAGACTCCCCTGCTCGTGCGGCCCTACCTGGAGCGCATGACCCGCTCTGAGGTGTTTGCCTTGATGACCGCGGCCCTCGCCACCGTCAGCGGTGGCGTGATGGTCGCCTACGTGGGGATGCTGTCCCCGTGGTTCCCCGACATCGGCGGGCATCTCGTGTCCGCCTCGGTGATGTCCGCGCCCGCTGCGCTGGTGGTCGCCAAGCTCCTGCTCCCCGAGACGGAGCGGGCGGAGACGGCGACCAGCCTCGCCACCGACGCCGAGTTGTCGCACGACGTGAACCTTGTCGACGCCGCGGGGCGCGGGGCGTCCGAAGGGGCGATGCTCGCGCTCAAGGTGGGAGCGATGCTCGTGGCGTTTCTGGGCTTGCTGGCCATGGCGAACGCCGGCATTGGATGGTTGGGTAGCATCGCCGGCGTCCCCGACCTCACCTTGCAGCGCATCCTGGGGTACCTGTTGGCCCCGGTGGCGTGGATGATCGGCATCCCATGGCACGAGGCACAGGCGGCTGGTCAGCTTATCGGGGTCAAGACCATCCTCAACGAGTTTGTCGCCTTCCGTCAACTCGCCGACCACCTCGCCACGCCAGGCGCCATGGGGGAAAGGTCAGCGATGCTCACCAGCTACGCCTTGGCCGGCTTCGCCAACTTCGGGTCGATCGCCATGCAGATCGCCGGGATGGGTGAGCTGGTCCCCGCCAAGCGGACGATGCTCGCGGAACTCGCCATGCGTGCCCTGATCGGGGGAACCATCGCGGCGCTCATGACAGCGGCGGTGGCCGGCATCCTCGTCCCGTGA
- a CDS encoding MBL fold metallo-hydrolase encodes MRPSFLFATLASACLAAPLSGQANRWCDQPLRAGYDALERVRVRDPWFHVYRVDPGVFALYEPYNFQEVISWLIVGAERALLFDTGMGMSRISAVVRELTRLPVVVVNSHTHYDHVGGNAEFTDIRGMETWFTRESAAGIPHRAVTQEVTPQAFCAARLRVPFDTSTYAIRPFTLTSTVRDGTMIPLGGRQLEVLHIPGHTPDAIALLDRAAGLLWTGDTFYPGPIWLFFPGTDHSAYTQSVSRLAALVPTLRKVLPAHNVPVVDPAILARVPGAYARARAGQIKGEEKPDGLIEYPADGFSFLIRRPEPPLRVLFIGNSYTYFNNLPEIVADFARLANTSREIRVESIVRGGATLRDHWDAGTALARLRATPWDFVVLQEQSMLGLALQDGRPTINEPGFFHHYARLFVDQVKAAGAVPVFFLTWSRRATPELQPRLTQAYQEIARATGARLASVGPAWQAVRQQRPDLELYASDGTHPSPAGSYLAAATIWSTIASATPLGLPHRARGRLVVDSATGSRFSDTTGFLVQLPESDAAFIQRTLAATRTASEPPTASAPATPAITAALPPRAQLLGEWKGRMALYDDSVDVTLQLADSSGRLVGQWIVHGAGWSSSTRLTQPGIDGNALAFLVADPRFLAPTERHRAVWVDGALHGTVSAGTSEVPPFLRGSWHLRRVSP; translated from the coding sequence ATGCGACCCTCCTTCCTGTTCGCCACCCTCGCATCGGCGTGCCTGGCCGCCCCGCTCAGCGGGCAGGCCAACCGCTGGTGCGACCAGCCGCTGCGTGCCGGCTACGACGCCCTGGAGCGGGTGCGCGTGCGCGACCCCTGGTTCCACGTCTATCGGGTCGACCCGGGGGTGTTTGCCCTGTACGAGCCTTACAACTTCCAGGAGGTCATCTCCTGGCTTATCGTCGGCGCCGAGCGCGCATTGCTCTTCGACACCGGGATGGGCATGAGCCGCATCTCCGCCGTCGTTCGCGAGCTGACCCGTCTCCCGGTCGTCGTGGTCAACTCGCATACCCACTACGACCACGTCGGTGGCAACGCGGAATTCACGGACATCCGCGGCATGGAGACCTGGTTCACCCGCGAGAGCGCCGCGGGCATCCCGCACCGGGCCGTCACCCAGGAGGTCACCCCACAGGCGTTCTGCGCCGCGCGCCTCCGCGTGCCGTTCGACACGTCCACGTACGCCATTCGGCCCTTCACCCTCACGTCCACGGTCCGCGACGGTACGATGATCCCGCTCGGCGGCCGTCAGCTCGAGGTGTTGCACATCCCCGGCCATACACCGGACGCCATCGCCCTCCTCGACCGCGCGGCTGGCCTGCTGTGGACGGGCGACACGTTCTACCCCGGCCCGATCTGGCTCTTCTTCCCCGGAACCGACCACTCGGCCTACACACAGAGTGTATCCCGCCTTGCCGCCCTCGTGCCGACGCTCCGCAAGGTCCTCCCCGCCCACAACGTCCCCGTCGTCGATCCGGCGATCCTGGCGCGTGTCCCTGGTGCGTACGCGCGTGCGCGCGCCGGCCAGATCAAGGGCGAGGAGAAACCGGATGGGCTCATCGAGTATCCGGCCGACGGGTTCTCGTTCCTCATTCGGCGCCCGGAGCCCCCGCTGCGGGTGTTGTTCATCGGGAACAGCTACACCTACTTCAACAACCTCCCCGAGATCGTCGCGGATTTCGCGCGACTCGCGAACACCTCCCGCGAGATCCGCGTGGAGTCGATCGTCCGGGGCGGCGCGACACTCCGCGATCACTGGGACGCCGGCACCGCCCTCGCGCGCCTTCGCGCGACCCCATGGGACTTTGTCGTCCTCCAGGAGCAGAGCATGCTGGGACTCGCGTTGCAGGACGGGCGCCCGACCATCAACGAGCCCGGGTTCTTCCATCATTACGCCCGGCTCTTTGTCGACCAGGTCAAGGCGGCCGGCGCCGTCCCCGTCTTCTTCCTCACCTGGAGTCGACGTGCAACCCCGGAGTTGCAGCCACGCCTGACGCAGGCCTACCAGGAGATCGCGCGCGCCACCGGCGCTCGCCTCGCGTCGGTGGGACCCGCCTGGCAGGCGGTACGCCAGCAACGTCCGGACCTTGAGCTGTACGCGTCGGATGGGACGCATCCCTCCCCCGCCGGATCGTACCTCGCCGCCGCGACGATCTGGTCGACCATCGCGAGCGCCACGCCGCTCGGCCTCCCGCACCGTGCGCGCGGAAGGCTGGTGGTGGATTCCGCCACCGGGTCGCGTTTCAGCGACACGACCGGGTTCCTCGTCCAGCTCCCGGAGTCCGACGCGGCCTTCATCCAGCGCACCCTTGCGGCAACGCGCACCGCCTCCGAGCCGCCGACCGCGTCAGCGCCCGCGACACCGGCCATCACCGCCGCACTTCCCCCACGCGCCCAGCTCCTCGGTGAGTGGAAGGGCCGCATGGCACTCTACGACGACTCCGTCGACGTGACCCTTCAGCTGGCCGACAGCAGCGGACGCCTCGTTGGTCAATGGATCGTGCACGGCGCCGGGTGGTCCTCGAGCACACGCCTCACCCAACCGGGCATCGACGGCAACGCCCTGGCATTCCTCGTGGCCGATCCCCGGTTCCTCGCGCCCACCGAACGCCACCGCGCCGTGTGGGTGGACGGCGCGCTGCACGGCACGGTGAGCGCGGGCACCAGCGAAGTGCCTCCGTTCCTTCGCGGATCGTGGCACCTGCGTCGCGTCTCTCCCTGA
- a CDS encoding DUF5107 domain-containing protein, which yields MRCRLLAGVMALAMTGMAQAQSVARVYDGTLALPSYTEGPPDANPPFDALQPAGRPNYPYTIRDQLTDRRAVKPWRAVFLENEYLKCSILPDLGGHLYGCTDKINGQEMFYANTAMKFSNIAYRGSWAAFGIEFNFPVSHNWMTTSPVEVSTRRHADGRASVYAANTDRVYGLRWVVELSLRPGRAALDQRVTLTNPSDTRQRFYWWTNAAVRAFDDTQILYPMKYTASHGFADVDTWPVDRRGTDNAVLRNHVYGPVSRFSHASREGYMSIWQPRTNSGVAHYAPPDELPAKKIWSWGVDADAMDWRRALSDDSSAYVEIQAGLLRDQETYAWLEPNDRIEFTETWLPLRELGGVTRVTPRVAMHLFRRPDERGVLRLKLNAAESFPGARLQVWSGRRTFHNELLSLHPRRTASWEGPIPEDAGPVTVTLLDRAGAVIVTHTEGRFDFTADSLVNVGPQPGARGLPAAGASDGTWLSWGAEREVNGDLLGALEAYRTGLRSAPGSLPLYKAVGRLAVMLGREVEALSMLDEYLRQVPSDHEASYYRGLAHLRAGDAREARLALEFARQHGPLRWAAERGLARLESRSGRLADAADRLARVAAANSEVQLEASMLLSAVGGTRSETATRWRREVLARDPSNPLARWENRRAGGAEPTLLADLAADPSRIISIATRYLEYGLYRLAQELLDAPYPAPTGAPEAGVPRPHADPIIGYLAWYAWATKLTGVAHLQDSASQRPVSHVFPHGAIVRHVLDSATRANPRDATAQFLLGMMEMQRGEVATAAGRWEALRTAGVTFPSLYRNLGAAALLLGDTARADAVLDEGTRKEPGNPGVWSLADSVKVLRRASAASRAARLDAYPDKAGMPTALVYRYARVLAEAGRFDDAERLFADRWFSRVEGGTNPRGVWMEVRTWRALAAAGGGRCDEARAIVRGLATPVARLAFTTDGMAPFLTREPVRSRVTEATRMCP from the coding sequence ATGAGATGTCGCCTCCTTGCCGGCGTGATGGCGCTGGCCATGACGGGCATGGCACAGGCGCAGTCGGTGGCGCGGGTGTATGACGGGACGCTCGCGCTGCCGTCGTACACCGAGGGGCCGCCGGACGCCAATCCCCCGTTCGATGCGCTGCAGCCTGCGGGGCGGCCGAACTATCCGTACACCATCCGGGACCAGTTGACGGACCGGCGGGCGGTGAAGCCCTGGCGCGCGGTCTTCCTGGAGAACGAGTACCTGAAGTGCTCCATCCTCCCGGACCTGGGCGGGCACTTGTATGGATGCACCGACAAGATCAACGGGCAGGAGATGTTCTACGCGAACACGGCGATGAAGTTCTCGAACATCGCCTATCGCGGGTCGTGGGCCGCGTTCGGGATCGAGTTCAACTTTCCGGTCTCCCACAACTGGATGACGACCTCCCCGGTCGAGGTGAGCACGCGTCGACACGCGGATGGACGCGCCTCGGTGTATGCGGCCAACACCGACCGGGTGTACGGGCTCCGGTGGGTCGTCGAGCTCTCATTGCGCCCCGGGCGTGCGGCACTGGATCAGCGGGTGACGCTGACCAATCCGTCCGACACGCGCCAGCGCTTCTACTGGTGGACCAACGCGGCCGTGCGCGCCTTCGACGACACGCAGATCCTCTATCCCATGAAGTACACGGCATCCCACGGCTTCGCGGATGTCGATACGTGGCCGGTGGATCGTCGCGGCACGGACAACGCCGTGCTCCGCAACCATGTGTACGGACCGGTGTCCCGATTCAGCCATGCCAGCCGCGAGGGCTACATGTCGATCTGGCAGCCGCGAACGAACAGCGGCGTGGCGCACTACGCGCCACCCGACGAGCTGCCGGCCAAGAAGATCTGGTCGTGGGGCGTGGACGCCGATGCGATGGACTGGCGGCGCGCCCTCTCGGATGATTCCAGTGCGTATGTGGAGATCCAAGCCGGGCTCCTGCGCGACCAGGAGACCTATGCCTGGCTCGAGCCTAACGACCGCATCGAGTTCACGGAGACCTGGCTGCCGCTGCGCGAACTCGGCGGCGTCACCCGCGTCACCCCGCGCGTTGCGATGCACCTGTTCCGGCGCCCCGACGAGCGAGGTGTCCTGCGGCTCAAGCTGAATGCAGCCGAGTCGTTCCCTGGTGCTCGCCTCCAGGTGTGGTCGGGGCGTCGCACGTTCCACAACGAGCTGCTATCGCTCCATCCGCGACGGACGGCCTCGTGGGAGGGGCCGATTCCCGAGGACGCAGGCCCCGTGACGGTGACGCTCCTCGATCGGGCGGGCGCCGTGATTGTCACCCACACGGAAGGTCGCTTCGACTTTACGGCGGACTCTCTTGTCAATGTCGGTCCGCAGCCCGGGGCGCGAGGTCTCCCTGCGGCCGGGGCCAGCGATGGCACCTGGCTGAGCTGGGGTGCGGAGCGCGAGGTGAACGGCGACTTGCTTGGGGCGTTGGAAGCGTACCGCACCGGACTCCGGTCGGCGCCGGGAAGCCTCCCGCTGTACAAGGCAGTTGGGCGGCTGGCCGTGATGTTGGGCCGCGAGGTGGAAGCGCTGTCGATGTTGGACGAGTACTTGCGCCAGGTCCCCTCGGATCACGAGGCGTCGTACTACCGTGGCCTTGCACACCTGCGCGCTGGGGACGCGCGCGAGGCCCGCCTGGCGCTGGAGTTCGCCCGTCAGCATGGGCCGCTGCGTTGGGCAGCCGAACGCGGGCTCGCGCGGCTCGAGAGCCGGAGCGGCCGGCTGGCCGATGCCGCGGATCGACTGGCGCGTGTCGCAGCGGCAAACAGCGAAGTGCAGCTCGAGGCCTCGATGTTGCTCAGCGCCGTTGGTGGAACGCGGTCGGAAACGGCGACTCGTTGGCGACGCGAGGTGCTCGCCCGCGACCCATCCAACCCACTAGCGCGGTGGGAGAACCGTCGCGCGGGTGGAGCCGAACCCACGCTGCTCGCCGACCTGGCCGCTGACCCGTCACGCATCATCTCGATCGCGACGCGATACCTGGAGTATGGACTCTACCGGCTGGCCCAAGAGCTGCTCGACGCGCCGTATCCCGCGCCGACCGGAGCCCCCGAGGCCGGCGTGCCACGGCCCCATGCCGACCCGATCATCGGGTACCTCGCCTGGTATGCGTGGGCGACCAAGCTCACCGGCGTCGCGCACCTGCAGGACAGCGCGAGCCAGCGTCCGGTATCGCACGTGTTTCCTCACGGCGCGATCGTTCGACACGTCCTCGACAGCGCCACCCGCGCGAACCCGCGCGACGCCACGGCGCAGTTCCTTCTCGGGATGATGGAGATGCAGCGCGGGGAGGTCGCCACGGCCGCTGGCCGCTGGGAGGCGCTTCGCACCGCCGGGGTCACCTTTCCGTCGTTGTATCGCAACCTCGGCGCGGCGGCGCTGCTGCTCGGTGATACGGCTCGGGCCGACGCCGTGCTGGACGAGGGCACGCGGAAGGAGCCGGGGAATCCCGGCGTGTGGAGCCTCGCGGACTCGGTGAAGGTGTTGCGACGTGCGTCGGCCGCGTCGCGGGCAGCCAGGCTTGATGCCTATCCCGACAAGGCCGGCATGCCAACGGCGCTGGTCTATCGTTATGCGCGCGTGCTGGCCGAGGCTGGCCGGTTTGATGATGCCGAGCGCTTGTTCGCGGATCGCTGGTTTTCCCGCGTCGAGGGCGGGACCAACCCGCGCGGGGTCTGGATGGAGGTGCGCACATGGCGGGCGCTGGCGGCCGCCGGTGGGGGGCGTTGCGATGAGGCGCGTGCCATCGTTCGCGGCCTCGCGACGCCCGTGGCTCGGTTGGCCTTCACCACGGATGGGATGGCCCCGTTCCTCACGCGGGAGCCGGTGCGGTCGCGTGTGACCGAGGCGACGCGGATGTGTCCATGA
- the ilvA gene encoding threonine ammonia-lyase, translated as MRSLTIADFEEVRARIAPHIKHTPLLTSRQLSEVTGFDVRLKAECFQRVGSYKIRGPLNKFAQMPEEEKRRGVVCSSAGNHAQGVALAARIHGIRAVICMATNATPAKIAATKAYGGEVVLHGSIWDEANEKAKELVRTEGLTYVHPFDDEQLIAGQGTLGLEVVQDWPELDAIVVPIGGGGLIAGVCQAIKAHNPKAKVIGVESSDGPAMKMSLDAGELQTIDCRTIIDGLRVRRAGVINFEMVKRHVDEIVTLPDREIFDAMIWIMERCKLVVEGAAAASVAAMMHGLIKMPPGSKVVGVLSGGNLNLDQLRGLRWN; from the coding sequence ATGCGCAGCCTGACCATTGCGGACTTTGAGGAAGTCCGGGCGCGAATTGCGCCCCACATCAAGCACACGCCGCTGCTGACCTCCCGGCAGCTGAGCGAGGTGACCGGCTTCGACGTGCGACTGAAGGCGGAATGCTTCCAGCGGGTGGGCTCGTACAAGATCCGTGGCCCGCTGAACAAGTTTGCGCAGATGCCGGAGGAGGAAAAACGGCGGGGCGTCGTCTGCTCCTCGGCGGGGAATCATGCGCAGGGGGTGGCGTTGGCCGCGCGCATTCATGGCATCCGGGCCGTGATCTGCATGGCGACCAACGCGACGCCGGCCAAGATCGCCGCGACAAAGGCCTATGGCGGTGAGGTGGTGCTGCATGGATCGATCTGGGACGAGGCCAACGAGAAGGCGAAGGAGTTGGTGCGCACCGAAGGGCTCACGTATGTGCATCCCTTCGATGACGAACAGCTTATAGCCGGACAAGGGACGCTCGGGCTCGAGGTCGTTCAGGATTGGCCGGAGCTGGACGCGATCGTCGTCCCGATCGGCGGGGGCGGGTTGATCGCCGGGGTGTGCCAGGCGATCAAGGCGCACAACCCGAAGGCGAAGGTCATTGGCGTGGAATCTTCCGACGGTCCCGCGATGAAGATGAGTCTCGATGCCGGCGAGCTGCAGACGATCGACTGCCGGACGATCATCGATGGGTTGCGCGTGCGGCGGGCCGGCGTGATCAACTTCGAGATGGTCAAGCGACATGTCGACGAGATCGTGACGCTGCCGGATCGCGAGATCTTCGATGCCATGATCTGGATCATGGAGCGGTGCAAGCTTGTGGTGGAAGGCGCGGCGGCCGCCAGCGTGGCGGCGATGATGCACGGGTTGATCAAGATGCCCCCGGGATCGAAGGTGGTTGGGGTCCTGTCGGGCGGGAACCTCAACCTGGACCAATTGCGCGGCCTGAGGTGGAACTGA
- a CDS encoding beta-ketoacyl-ACP synthase 3: protein MPYAAITGWGDGMPPAVLSNEDLSTFLETSDEWITTRTGMKERRISHVTAIEMATLAASRALACAGLDAGEVDLIIYGGCSNDEVVPNSASGVQVALGATRAAAMDVNTACTSFIYGLSAATAMIQNGTVRNAVVIGVELISRYMDWSNRNVAVLFGDGAAAVVVQATDRPEGVLGSVLGCDAEARQVLRVRGMGCTYAGVGIALGDTAWDFDGQAIFKRAVKGMSEACARVMAQAGVTADDIDLVIPHQANLRIIESVAKYAGVPMDRVIVTVQKYGNMSAATVPVSLVEALKEGRITPGAKILMPGFGGGLTFGALLVQWGDRVTPLGESPMAFPENPRGALGDGERDPCGPGSAWAIRGRIGGTGVCREPPRCEPPGVTVRLPGGDGSRVLVALVAAMVIGVAIAGSGHAGAAQVATAIQPVGVLWVNAIRMTVIPLVVSLLITGIAAAADVASLGRLGARTLGVFGAMLVGSAAVTLVVAVPLFSLFPAALVGKVPLPPGAQEAAAEVAKAVPTGVMDFIMSLVPSNPIAAAASGNMVSLIVFTGLLALALARGTVEDRAPVVAFFKSLGAAMTRLVEWIVALAPVAVFALMLPLAVQAGGALVGAVGFYVLAIALTCVVVTALCYPIAGRGGGVRGFASAVLPSQLIGISTSSSVASLPAMVRTADVMGIPSQVSGFVLPLAVSVFKPAAPVMWIVGALFISRFYGVDLTTGGLATVALASVFVSFAAPGVPRGAFLLLTPLFEAVGLPAEGIGVLIAIDLIPDMCATVVNVTGDVAATSWAGRSRT, encoded by the coding sequence ATGCCCTACGCGGCGATTACGGGGTGGGGCGACGGCATGCCCCCGGCCGTCCTGAGCAACGAAGACCTCTCGACCTTCCTCGAGACCTCGGACGAGTGGATCACGACGCGCACCGGGATGAAGGAGCGCAGGATCTCCCACGTCACGGCCATCGAGATGGCCACCCTCGCCGCGTCGCGCGCCCTCGCATGTGCGGGGCTCGACGCCGGAGAGGTCGACCTGATCATCTACGGTGGGTGCTCCAATGACGAGGTCGTGCCGAACAGCGCCAGTGGGGTGCAGGTAGCGTTAGGCGCCACGCGTGCGGCGGCGATGGACGTGAACACCGCGTGCACGAGCTTCATCTACGGGCTCTCCGCGGCGACGGCGATGATCCAGAACGGGACCGTGCGCAATGCCGTGGTGATCGGGGTGGAGCTGATCTCCCGATACATGGACTGGAGCAACCGGAATGTCGCGGTGTTGTTTGGCGATGGCGCGGCGGCGGTGGTGGTGCAGGCCACGGATCGTCCCGAGGGAGTGCTGGGCTCCGTGCTTGGGTGCGACGCCGAGGCGCGACAGGTGCTGCGGGTGCGCGGGATGGGGTGCACGTACGCCGGCGTGGGGATTGCCCTCGGCGATACGGCCTGGGATTTTGACGGGCAGGCCATCTTCAAGCGCGCAGTGAAGGGGATGAGTGAAGCCTGCGCACGGGTGATGGCGCAGGCCGGGGTGACGGCCGACGACATTGACCTCGTGATCCCGCACCAGGCCAACCTGCGGATCATTGAGTCGGTGGCGAAGTATGCCGGTGTGCCGATGGATCGGGTGATCGTGACGGTGCAGAAGTACGGAAACATGAGCGCGGCCACCGTCCCGGTCAGCCTCGTCGAGGCGCTCAAGGAAGGGCGCATCACGCCGGGGGCGAAGATCCTGATGCCAGGCTTTGGTGGCGGGCTGACCTTCGGTGCCCTCCTGGTGCAGTGGGGAGACCGGGTCACCCCGTTAGGCGAGTCGCCGATGGCGTTCCCGGAGAACCCGCGCGGTGCACTCGGAGATGGTGAACGCGATCCGTGCGGGCCAGGATCCGCATGGGCGATCCGCGGCCGGATTGGCGGCACCGGTGTTTGCCGAGAGCCGCCCCGGTGCGAGCCGCCCGGCGTGACCGTGCGCCTGCCGGGCGGGGATGGGTCGCGGGTGCTGGTGGCCCTGGTCGCTGCAATGGTGATAGGCGTCGCGATCGCCGGCAGCGGGCATGCGGGGGCCGCGCAGGTGGCCACGGCCATCCAGCCCGTGGGCGTGTTGTGGGTGAACGCGATCCGCATGACGGTGATCCCGCTGGTGGTATCGCTGTTGATCACCGGGATCGCCGCGGCGGCTGACGTGGCCAGCCTTGGCCGTCTCGGGGCGAGGACCCTTGGGGTCTTTGGAGCCATGCTGGTGGGCAGTGCCGCGGTCACCCTTGTGGTGGCCGTCCCGCTGTTCTCCCTGTTTCCCGCAGCGCTGGTGGGCAAGGTGCCGCTTCCGCCTGGCGCGCAGGAGGCGGCCGCGGAGGTGGCCAAGGCGGTGCCGACGGGGGTGATGGACTTCATCATGAGCCTGGTGCCGTCGAACCCCATCGCGGCGGCGGCGTCGGGGAACATGGTGTCGCTGATTGTGTTCACGGGCCTCCTCGCCCTGGCACTCGCGCGCGGGACAGTGGAGGACCGCGCGCCGGTGGTCGCGTTTTTCAAGTCGTTAGGCGCCGCGATGACCCGACTCGTCGAATGGATCGTCGCGTTGGCTCCGGTGGCGGTATTCGCGCTAATGCTGCCGCTGGCGGTGCAGGCGGGCGGGGCGCTCGTTGGCGCCGTGGGGTTCTATGTGTTGGCGATCGCGCTCACCTGCGTGGTCGTGACCGCCCTGTGTTATCCCATCGCGGGCCGGGGGGGCGGGGTGCGCGGCTTTGCCTCAGCGGTGCTGCCCTCACAGCTGATCGGGATCAGCACCTCGTCGTCGGTGGCGTCGTTGCCCGCGATGGTACGCACGGCCGATGTCATGGGCATCCCCTCGCAGGTGAGCGGGTTTGTACTGCCCCTGGCCGTGAGCGTCTTCAAGCCTGCCGCGCCGGTGATGTGGATCGTGGGGGCGTTGTTCATTTCCCGCTTTTATGGCGTCGACTTGACGACGGGGGGGCTTGCCACGGTCGCCCTGGCGTCCGTGTTCGTGTCGTTTGCCGCACCGGGGGTGCCGCGTGGGGCGTTCCTCCTGCTGACGCCGCTGTTCGAGGCGGTTGGGCTTCCAGCGGAAGGGATCGGAGTGCTCATCGCGATCGACCTGATCCCGGATATGTGCGCCACGGTGGTGAACGTCACTGGAGACGTGGCGGCTACATCGTGGGCGGGGCGGTCGCGCACATGA